Within the Deltaproteobacteria bacterium genome, the region TATCGAGCCTGCCGTGCGAGCGCTGGCTCGGCGGTACAGCCGGGGTCTGACCCAAGCGCGGCGCGTGCCGGAGCGACCGCTTCGCGTGATAGCCTGCGCGGCCCGCGCGCTCGCGGGACAAAGCGGCCGCACGCGAACGCTTCCGGCCGCGCAGGAGACACGATGCAACGCTCCAAGCTCGCCCTCGCCGCCGGCATCTTCGGCGCCGTCGGCCTCTTCGATCCCGCGCTCGGCGCGCTGCTCGCGAACACCGGTGCGCTCGAGCCGATGGGCGGCTTCCAGCTGTTCCTGCTGGGCCTCGCGTCCGCGGTGGTCGGTGGCCTGCTCGGCCTCGGCGCTCTCTACACGACGCGGGCCGCCGCGCAGCGCAGCGGGCGCAATCTCGCATACGTCGGGATCGCGGCGGCGCTGGTCGCAATCGCCGTCGTCTCGATCGCACAGCGCCCCGGCGCGGTCGTTCCGCCGATCAACGACATCAGCACCGATCTCGCGGATCCACCCGCATTCCCGAACGACCCGTCCGGCCGCAATCGCGACATGAGCTTCCCCGCCGGCTTCGCCGACCAGATCAAGGCGACTCCCAGCTATCAGGACCTCCAGCCGATTCGCGTCGCGCGCGCCCCCGAAGCGGTGCTGCGCGAGGCGGAGCAAGCGGCGCGCGCGCTCGACTGGAGCGGCGTCGCGGCCGACCCCGCCGCCGGAGTTGTTACGGGCAGCGAGACGACGAAGCTGTTCCGCTTCGTCGACGACGTGGTCGTGCGCGTGCGCAGCGACGGCACGGGCGGCTCGGTCGTCGACGTGCGCAGCAAGTCGCGCGACGGCCAGGGCGACATCGGCGCCAACGCGGCGCGGATCCGGCGGTTCTTCGAGGTGTTGCCGGACTGAGCGCGCTCGCTGGCTCGCTTCTCGCGATCGGCACCTTCGTCGCGCTCTGGCGGTGGCGGTGCGGCGCCCGGAATCTCCCGCAGCGAGGCCCCGCGCAGTCGAGAGCCGTCGGCGCGGCAATCGCTGAGGAAGCAGAGGAGGCGCATCGTGGGCGGCGACTGGTTCCATCCGACGCGACTCTTGGAGTACTGGTTCTTTCTCGTCCCAGGCCTCCTCGCCCTCGGCGTCTTGGCGGCGCTCTGGATCGACCGGCGCGCGTCCACGCGGCGGGACGACGAGCTCGTTCGTCTCGCGGGCAGCCGCGAGCAAGCGGAACACCTGCTCTCACTCGAGATGGCGGGGCACGCTGGGCTCTCGCGCGACCGCGCCCGCGAGTTGTTGATTCGGCGCCTTCGCGGGGATGCGCCCCGTGGTCCGCGCGTGAAGCGAAGGCGCGTCTTCAACGGCCGCTGAGCGCCGGCGCTCAGAACTCGCTGTCGAACCACTCGTTCGCGCGCTTCACGTTCGGATCGCGCTTCTGCTCCGCGGTGCGCAGCTCGACGCGGCGAATCTTGCCGCTGATCGTCTTCGGCAGCTCCGCGAACTCCAGGCGCCGGATGCGCTTGAACGGGGCGAGCTTGTTGCGGAGAAACGCGAACACGTCGGCCGCGACCTCGCGGCTCGGCGCGAAGCCGGCGCGCGTCACCACGAACGCCTTCGGCACGGCGAGGCGCAGCGCGTCGGGGCTCGGCACCACGGCGGCCTCGGCGATCGCGGGGTGCTCGATCAGCACGCTCTCGAGCTCGAACGGCGAGATGCGGTAGTCGCTCGCCTTGAACACGTCGTCTGCCCGACCGACGTACGTGACGTAGCCCTCGTCGTCGATGCTCGCCGTGTCGCCCGTGTGGTAGTGACCGAAGCGCATCGCCTCGGCGGTCTTCGCGGCGTCGTCCGTGTACCCGACCATGAGACCGAGCGGGCGCGGCTCGAGCGCGAGGCAGATCTCGCCCTCGCGCTGCTGCGTGCCGTAGGCGTCGAGCAGACGCACCTGATAACCCGGGAGCACGCGCCCCATCGAGCCGGGCTTCACGAGTTGTCCGGGCGTGTTCCCGATCTGCGCGGTCGTCTCGGTCTGCCCGAAGCCGTCGCGAATCGTGATGCCCCAAGCGCGCCGCGCCTGCTCGATCACCTCGGGATTCAGCGGCTCCCCGGCGCCGCATAGCTCGCGCAGCGAGGTCTTCGTGCTCGCGAGGTCGGGCGACTGGATCAGCATCCGCCACACCGTCGGCGGCGCGCACAGCGTGGTGACGCGGTGCTTCACGAGCGTCGCCAGCATCGCTTTCGCGTCGAAACGCGCGTAGTTGTAGAGGAACACCGTCGCGCCCGCGTTCCACGGCGCGAAGAAGCAGCTCCACGCGTGCTTCGCCCAGCCCGGCGAGGAGATGTTGAGGTGGGTGTCGCCCGGCTGGAGCCCGATCCAGTACATCGTCGCGAGGTGCCCGACCGGGTAGCTCTCGTGCGTGTGCAGCACGAGCTTCGGCTTCGAGGTCGTGCCCGAGGTGAAGTAGAGCAGCAGCGGATCGCTCGCGCGCGTCGGCGCAGCGGGCGTGAAAGTCGTCAGGGACTTCTCCGCGCTCGCGAACGAGTGCCAGCCCGCGGCGTCCCCGCCGACGACGATCCTCGTGTACGCGCCGGGAACCGCGTCGAACTTCGCGACGTGCGCCGCGCCGACGACGACGTGCTTCACCTGCCCGCGATCGAGGCGGTCGCGCAGATCGTTCGCGGCGAGCAGCGTCGTCGCGGGGATCATCACCGCGCCGAGCTTGATGCAGGCGAGCATCACCTCCCACAGCGCGATCTCGTTGCCGAGCATCAAGAGCACGCGGTCGCCCCTCGCGACGCCGAGCCCGCGCAGCCAGTTCGCCACTTGGTTGCTGCGCGCAGAGAGCTCGGCGAAGGAGCGCTTCTCCTCCGCACCCGATTCCTCCACGACGTGAAGGCCCGTGCGGTCGTTGTTCGCCGCCATCGCGTCGAAGTAGTCCGTCGCCCAGTTGAAGTGCGTGAGCGCGGGCCAGCGGAAGCCGCGGATTGCGGCTGCGTAATCGGTGCGCTGCGCGAGCAGGAAATCGCGCGCCTCGAGGAACTTCGCGACTTCGCTCATTTCGCATCCTCCGCGTGGCCGAAGTGGAGCTGCTCGGCGAGCGCGTCGTGACCCTGCGCGGCGCTCGGCTCGGGCGCGAGCTTCGAGACGACGAAGCCGACCGCGAACGCGAGCGGGATCGTGAGCAGCGCGGGGTTGCGCAGCGGGAACCACGCGGCGCTGCCGCCGAGGATGTCGATCTGCACCGTGGGCGAGAGGGCGATCAAGCCGAGCGTGCTGAGCGTGCCGACCGCCATGCTCGCAACGGCGCCGCGCGTCGTGAAGCCGCGCCAGAAGATCGCGAGCACGAGCGCGGGGAAGTTCGCGCTCGCCGCGATCGCGAACGCGAGCGCCACCATGAACGCCACGTTCTGGCCCTTGAACGAGATGCCGAGCACGATCGCGACGAGACCGAGCGCGACCGTCGCGATGCGAGCGACGACGAGCTCTTCGTCTGCATCCCCGTGGCCGCGCCTCACCACATGCACCCACAAGTCGTGCGAGAGCGCGGCAGCGCCCGAAAGCGTCAGGCCGGCGACAACGGCGAGGATCGTCGCGAACGCGACCGCGGCGATGAAGCCGAGGAAGGGCGTGCCGCCGAGATGCTGCGCGAGCAGCGGCGCCGCGAGGTTGCCGCCGGCGTCCGCGGCCCTGATCGCGTCGGGACCGACGAGCACCATCGCGCCGAAGCCGAGCACGAACGTCATCAGGTAGAAGAAGCCGATCAGGCCCGTCGCGTAGAACACGCTGGTTCGCGCCGCGCGCGCGTCGGGCACGGTGTAGAAGCGCATCAGGATGTGCGGCAGGCCCGCGGTTCCGAACATCAGCGCCGCGCCGAGCGAGACGGCTTCCAGCGGGTTCGAGACGAGCTTGCCCGGCGCGAGCATCCCCTCGCCGTACTGCGCGGCTGCGGCAGCGAACAGCTGCGCGGGGCTGAACTCGAACCTCGCGAGCACGAGCAGCCCGAGCAGCGTCGCACCCCCTAACAACAGCCCGGCCTTCACGATCTGCACCCAGGTCGTCGCGATCATCCCGCCGAACAGCACGTACACGATCATCGCCGCTCCGGTGATCGCGACGGCCGTCTCGTAGGAGAGCCCGAACAAGAGCTTGATCAGGTTCCCCGCACCGACCATCTGCGCGATCAGGTAGAACGTGACCGTCGCGAGCGTTCCGCACGCGGCGGCTATGCGGACCGGCACTTGGCGCAGCCGCAGCGCGACCACGTCGGCGAAGGTGAAGCGCCCGAGGTTGCGCAGCGGCTCGGCGATCAGGAACAGCACGATCGGCCAGCCGACGAGCCAACCCGTCGAGTAGATCAGGCCGTCGAAGCCCGTGGTGGAGACGAGCCCCGCGATGCCGAGGAAGCTCGCGGCGCTCATGTAGTCGCCCGCGAGCGCGAAGCCGTTCTGTCCCGCCGTGATCGAGCGGCCCGCGGCGTAGAACTGCTCGGTGCTGCGCGTCTTGCGCGCGGCCCAGTAGGTGATGCCGAGCGTGGTCGCGATGAACGCGAAGAACCACGCCATCGCGACGCCGCTGGTCTGCGCGCCCTCAGCCATCGCGTCGCCCGCGCAGCGCGCGCAGCGCCGGGTCGTAGCGCTTGTTGGCCCAGCGCACGTAGAGCGCGGTGAACAGCCAGGACAGCACGATCACCGACGCGCCGAGCACGATCCCGAGCGAGAGCCCCGGCGCGAGCAGCGCGCCGAGCCGAGCGGGCGCGAACGCCACGAGCAGGATGAAGCCGAAGTAGACGAGCACCGTGGCGGCGCTCAGCGCGGTGACGACTCGCGCGCGCGCGGACTCGAGCTTTCGCAGCGAGTCGAGATCGCTCACACCAGCTTCTCGTTTCCGCGCCTGACTTCGATCGCGAAGTTCGGGCACGCGCGCGCGGCGTCGACGATCGCGTCCAGCGTGTCGCCCGGCGCCGGCGCGATCACGACGCGGCGCTCCGCGTCGAGCGAGAAGGTCGCGGGCGCGCGGCGCACGCACGCGCGCGCGCCCTTGCACGCGGCGCGCTCGGCGCGGATCTCGAGCGGCTCCACCCTTCGCTACTCGCCGACGAACTTCTCGAGCAGCGCGTGGAAGTGGCGCGGCTTGGTCTCCTGATAGCCCGCGAGCGTGACGTGGCTGTGCGCCGCGGCGCGCAGCCCCTCCTGCACGCGGAACAGGTTGCCCGTGTCCTGGTTGAACACCTTCGCGAGGAAGCCGAGCTGCGGCGCCTTCGTCCAGTCGTCGTCTTCACCGAGCAGCTGGAACTTCGCCGGCGGCGGGCGCTTGCCGCGGAACGGCGCGAGGTAGAACACCTCCATCAGACACGAGTTCGGATCGTTGCCGTTCGGCCGGAAGCGATACGTGATGCGGTTGTAGGCGCCCCACGGATGGAAGTTCGGGAACAGCGTGTAGTAGAAGCTGTCGTTCATCTCGGCGTCCGTCAGGTCCTCGACGCCGGGCACCACGCCCTTCATCTGCATGCGCGTGAGCTGGCCGACGAACTCGCGCGCCGTCATGCCCTCGGGCACGCGCATCAGCGGCTCGCTGTCGATGTCGCGGGAGAACATCGCGTCGAGCTGATCCTGCTCGGTCGGCTCCCACGTGAGATGCGGGCTCGGCGTCATGTTCGGCGTGATCGCGCGCGAGAACGTGTCCCACGCGTCGTACTGCGAGTTGCAATCTCCGATGCCGGCCAGCATCTGCGGGTGCGTGAGGATCACGTGGTAGGCCTCCATGAAGGCCTCCTGACACACCTTCCAGTTGCACTTCATGAGCTTGCCGACCCACGCCTCGATGTACTTCTTCTCGTGCGGCCAGCGCGTGAAGTGCTTCGGGAGATCGCCGATCCAGGTCTCGAACGAGACCGCCTCGGGATCGAAGTTGATGAACACGTACCCGCCCCAGCTGCCGACGCGCACTTCTGGCAGGTGGTACTCGGCGCGATTCACGTGCGGAAAATCCCAGCGCGCGGGAATCGTCTTCAGGCTGCCGTCGAGATTCCACGCCCAGCCGTGGAACGGGCAGCGCAGCTCTTGCGAGCGCCCATCGCAGTCCTTGATCGCGCGCCCGCGGTGCAGGCACACGTTGCGGTACGCCTTGATCTCGTTCGCGCTCGCGCGCACGAGCACCACTTCCATGTCGGCGATGCGGTAGACGGTGTGATCGCCGACCTCGGGGATCTGCTCCTCGCGGCACGCGAACTGCCAAACCTTCTTCCACAGCTTCTCGACTTCGAGCTTGTGGTACTCGGGTGAGGTGTACCGGCGAATCGGCACCTTCGCGGCCGGCAGCTCGCGCGCCGACTGCCAGCGCAGCACGTCGGGCACTTCTCGCGTGTCGCTGTCCAAGAGCTGTTGGTAGGAGAGCCCTTCCGAGCGCGGTCCCTCGTTCGCTTTGCGGAACGGGAGTGACAATTCGGTGGCCATTAGGCTTCTCCTTCATGCGATCGGGTTGCCGCAACGGGCGCTTCCTACCCGTTCCGTTCTCGTCCGATTTTCCTTGTCTACTTCGCTCGGCTCCGCAGACTCCGCCTCGCTGCGCGCTTCGCTTGCGTCCTCGGCCGACCTGCTCCGTCTCGCCTCGACGTTTCCTCACGTCGTAGAGTCTGGCGGTCTCGGTCCACCGAGCTCGCTTCTAGAAGTGATGCCCCTTCGTGAAGCCGCCGTCGCACACGAGGTTGGCGCCGGTGATGAGGCTCGCGGCGGGGCTCGCGAGGAACACGACTGCGCGCGCGACTTCTTCCGGCGTGCCCATGCGGCCGATCGCGCACTGCGCGAGCGCGCCCTGATAAACCGCGGGCATCGCGTTCTTGATCATCTCCCAGTTGCCGCCCTCGAAGTAGATCGGGCCCGGCGACACCGTGTTCACGCGGATGCCCTGCTTCGCGAGCGCTTGCGAGAGATCGCCAGCGTGCGCGATCAGCGCGGCCTTCATCGCGTTGTAGGGCTGCGGCACGCCGAGGTACTCGAGCGCGGCGGTCGAGCTGATGAACACGACGCTGCCCGCCTCGGACTTCGCGAGGAACGGCAGCGCCGCCTCGACTCCGCGCGCCGCGCTCATCACGTCGATGTCGAAGGTGGCCTGCCAGGCCTGCTCGCCCATGCCGCCCCCGGCGCTCGCGTTCGAGACGAAGATGTCGAGGCCGCCGAGCGCGCCCGCGGCCTCGGCCACGAACGCCTTCAGCGCGGCGCCGTCGCTCACGTCGACGGCTCTCGCGCACACCTTCACGCCGCGCGCTTCGAGCTCCTTCTTCGCAGATTCGAGGCCGCCTTCGCTGCGTGCGCAGATCGCGACGTCCGCGCCGTCGTCGGCGAATTGCCGCGCGATCGAGAGGCCGATGCCGCGGCTCGCGGCAGTCACGAGAGCCTTCTTGCCGGAGAGTCCGAGATCCATGCCTTTGCCCTTTCCTTGGCCGCCCACGAAGGCGCCGCGCGGCGCGAGGGTTGGAGGAGGAACGACTTTGGGCGGGAGCGACAGGCCCGCGCCTTGGTTTGCGTTGCGCATGTCGAGCTGCGCGCCGCCGATCCAGATGATGAAGTGCAGGTCGGGGTCGACGCGCTCGCCCGAGACGTGCACGCCCTTGTCCGTGAACACGCCCGAGCGGCCGTCGGGGTCGGTGATTTTGCACTGCCCCTCGCCCGCGCGTTCGTAGATCGCCCCCGTCACGGGGTGCCGCATCTTCACGGAGAGCTCCTCGCAGCCTGAGGTTCGTCCGGCGCGCGGCCGATCGCGCCGGACTGCGCCGCCCGTGCGACGCCTTCGTAGTGACTACGCGTGGCGCCCGTCGTCGCAGCGGTCATCAGCAACGCAGCCCCGTAGCGCGCGGCGGCGCGCAGACCGTCGTCCGTGATGCCGCCGACGGCCCACTGCAGCGACGTCATCTGCAGATGGGCACGCAATCTGCCGCGCAGCGGCCGCAGCTCGATCCAGCTCGCGAGCTCGCCGGCGTCGCGCATCGCGGCGAGCGCCTCGCCCATCGGCGTCGAGATCGCGCGGTCGACGCGCTGGCGCATCGCGTGCGCGGAGTCCGAGATGAACAGCAGCGTGAGCAGCGTGCTGTAGTAGCGCGGCATGCGCAGGTACTCGGTCGCGGCTGCGTCGACGATCGCGATCACGCGCTGCGCCGGCGGAAGCTCGCTGCCGCCGCGGAGGCCCGCTTCGAAGCGCTGCGTCTGCTCCTCGATCGCGGCGAAGAGCACCTCTTCTTTCGAGCCGACGAGGTTGTAGACCGTCGGCACCGTGACACGACTCGCGCGCGCGAGGTCGCGCATGGTGAGCGCCTCGTAGCCACGCTGGCCGATGATCTCGCGCGCCGCCGCGAGGATGCGCTCGCGACGTTCCGCCATCTGCTGCGCCAGGAAGTCGACCCGCACGCTGCGCTCCTTTCGAGAGCGTCCGCACTTTAACCCGATCAAGCAGCGATTTGCATCGCTCTCTCGCGGAGTTGCGGGCGTGGAATGGCTCGCGTTCAAACGCGCTCAGGAGCTCTCGCGAACGCTGCCCTTCCACAGCGGCGGGCGCTTCTGCGCGAAGGCCACGGGGCCCTCCACGCAGTCCGGCAGCGCGAACAGCCTCTTGTGCAGCTCGGTCTCGCGGCGCTCTACCTCGTCGGCGCCGAGGCCCGGTGCTTCCCAGAGCAGGCGCTTGCTCAGCGCCACCGAAACCGGCGCTGCGTTCGCGGCGACATCGCGCGCCAGCTCGAGCGCGGCCGGCAACACCTCTGCCGCGGGGAGCACGCGCGTTGCGACGCCGAGCGCAGCGATTTCGTCGCCCGTGTACGTGCGTCCGGTCAGTAACAACTCGGCCGCGCGCGCGAGGCCGAGCGCGCGCGTCGCGGTCCAGTGCGCATAGGCGTCGGGCATCGCGCCGCGGCGGACTTGCACCACGCCGTACTTCCCCTCGCGCGCGAGGAAGCGCACGTCGCACTGCAGGGCGAGCGTGAGGCCGAGGCCGATCGCGTGGCCGTTCACGGCAGCGATCACGAGCTTGCGCACGCGGAACGCGGGAAACGCGACGGCCGCGGCGCTGAACGCGCTCGCGTCGTCGACGCGAAACGTGCTCGCGGCGTCGCTCATGTCGGCGCCCGCGCAGAACGCGCGCCCGGCGCCCGTCACGACCACGGCGCGCACCGCGTCGTCCTCGTCGCAGCGCTGGTAGGCGGCCGCGAGCGAGCGGCCCATCGCGCCGGAGAACGCGTTCAGCTGCGCGGGGCGATCGAGCGTGAGCGTTGCGACGCCGTGCTCGTCCAGCTCGAAGCGAAGATCCTCGTACGTCATCGCCGCACGATACGCGCGTACGTGAAGCGCGCGCAGCGCGCTGCAACACTGGCCGCATGCCGAATCTCGCCGCGATCCACGAAGCCATCGCCGCTGCGGTTCCCGACGCGGAGTGCCTCGTTCACGGCGCGCACCGCCTGCGCTGGCGCGAGATCACGGAGCGCACGCGCCGGCTCGCCGCGGTGCTGCGCGGCGCGGGGCTCGGCTGCCGGCGCGAGCGCGCGGGCCTGGCGAACCACGAGTCCGGGCAAGACCACGTCGCGCTCTACCTCTACAACGGCGCGGAGTATCTCGAGGGCATGGTCGGCGCGATGAAGGCGCGCTGCGCCCCGTTCAACGTGAACTACCGCTACGTGGACGAGGAGCTGCTCTACCTGTTCGACAACGCGGATGCGAAGGCGGTGATCTTCCACGCCAGCTTCGCGCCGACGCTCGCGCGCATTCGCGCGCAGCTGCCGCAGGTGCGGCTCTGGATTCGCGTCGACGACGGCTCGGGTGAGAAGCTCGCCGGCGACGTCGAGTACGAGGCCGCGCTCGCCGCGGCGACGCCCGCTGCTCCCGAGCGGCTCAGCGAGGACGACCTCTACATCCTCTACACCGGCGGCACGACGGGCATGCCGAAGGGCGTGCTGTGGCGCCACGACGAGATCCTGCGCGCCGCGCTGACGCCGCCCAACACCGAGCCCACGATCGACGCGATCGTGGAGCGCGCGCGGCGCGGCGCCGGCAAGGTGCGCGCGCTGCCGACGCCGCCGTTCATGCACGGCGCCGCGCACTGGGCCGCGTTCACGATGTGGCACACGGGCGGCACGGTCTTCGTGCAGAACGAGGTGCGCCGCTTCGACGCGCACGACGTGCTCGCGACGATCGAGCGCGAGCGCATCAGCGCGGTGACGATCGTGGGCGACGCGTTTGCGAAGCCGCTGCTCGAAGCGCTGCGCGAGCGCGCCTACGACACGACCTCGCTGCAGACGATCACGTCGGGCGGCGCGATCCTCAGCGCGACAGTGAAAGACGAGCTGCTCGCGCGCATCCCGAACGCACGCCTGATCGACGTGCTCGGCTCGTCCGAGAGCGGCCAGCAGGGCTCGCAGGTCTCGCGCAGCGGGCAGAAGGCGAGCAGCGGCGACTTCGCGCTGACTCCGAACAACGTCGTGCTGTCGGAAGATCTCACGCGCGTCCTCGCGGCAGGCTCCGTCGAAGCGGGCTGGCTCGCGCGCTCGGGGCCGGTGCCGCTCGGTTACTACAAGGACGCCGAGAAGACGGCGCGCACGTTCCCTGTGATCGGTGACGTGCGCTACTCGGTGCCCGGCGACCGCGCGATCGCACTCGCGGGCGGCGGCCTGCGCTTGTTAGGGCGCGACTCGGTCACGATCAACTCGGGCGGCGAGAAGATCTTCGCCGAAGAAGTCGAGCACGCGCTGAAACATCACCCCGCGGTGTGGGACGTGGTGGTGACCGGCACCCCGCACGCGCGCTTCGGGCAGCAGGTGACGGCGGTGGTCGCGCTGCGCGCGAACATGCGCGCCAGCGAGGACGAGCTGCGCGCCGCCTGCGAGGCGCACGTCGCGCGTTACAAGCTGCCGCGCGCGTTCGTGTTCGTGCCCGAGGTGGTGCGCGCGCCGAGCGGCAAGGCGGACTACCGCTGGGCGAAGCAGGTGGCGGAGAAGCAGCTTGCGACGGGGGGCGGGCGCAGCGAGTGAGACGTTCCGGCCGGGCCGAAGTGTCGCAGGCG harbors:
- a CDS encoding DUF1499 domain-containing protein, producing the protein MVGGLLGLGALYTTRAAAQRSGRNLAYVGIAAALVAIAVVSIAQRPGAVVPPINDISTDLADPPAFPNDPSGRNRDMSFPAGFADQIKATPSYQDLQPIRVARAPEAVLREAEQAARALDWSGVAADPAAGVVTGSETTKLFRFVDDVVVRVRSDGTGGSVVDVRSKSRDGQGDIGANAARIRRFFEVLPD
- a CDS encoding AMP-binding protein, with translation MSEVAKFLEARDFLLAQRTDYAAAIRGFRWPALTHFNWATDYFDAMAANNDRTGLHVVEESGAEEKRSFAELSARSNQVANWLRGLGVARGDRVLLMLGNEIALWEVMLACIKLGAVMIPATTLLAANDLRDRLDRGQVKHVVVGAAHVAKFDAVPGAYTRIVVGGDAAGWHSFASAEKSLTTFTPAAPTRASDPLLLYFTSGTTSKPKLVLHTHESYPVGHLATMYWIGLQPGDTHLNISSPGWAKHAWSCFFAPWNAGATVFLYNYARFDAKAMLATLVKHRVTTLCAPPTVWRMLIQSPDLASTKTSLRELCGAGEPLNPEVIEQARRAWGITIRDGFGQTETTAQIGNTPGQLVKPGSMGRVLPGYQVRLLDAYGTQQREGEICLALEPRPLGLMVGYTDDAAKTAEAMRFGHYHTGDTASIDDEGYVTYVGRADDVFKASDYRISPFELESVLIEHPAIAEAAVVPSPDALRLAVPKAFVVTRAGFAPSREVAADVFAFLRNKLAPFKRIRRLEFAELPKTISGKIRRVELRTAEQKRDPNVKRANEWFDSEF
- the actP gene encoding cation/acetate symporter ActP, whose protein sequence is MAEGAQTSGVAMAWFFAFIATTLGITYWAARKTRSTEQFYAAGRSITAGQNGFALAGDYMSAASFLGIAGLVSTTGFDGLIYSTGWLVGWPIVLFLIAEPLRNLGRFTFADVVALRLRQVPVRIAAACGTLATVTFYLIAQMVGAGNLIKLLFGLSYETAVAITGAAMIVYVLFGGMIATTWVQIVKAGLLLGGATLLGLLVLARFEFSPAQLFAAAAAQYGEGMLAPGKLVSNPLEAVSLGAALMFGTAGLPHILMRFYTVPDARAARTSVFYATGLIGFFYLMTFVLGFGAMVLVGPDAIRAADAGGNLAAPLLAQHLGGTPFLGFIAAVAFATILAVVAGLTLSGAAALSHDLWVHVVRRGHGDADEELVVARIATVALGLVAIVLGISFKGQNVAFMVALAFAIAASANFPALVLAIFWRGFTTRGAVASMAVGTLSTLGLIALSPTVQIDILGGSAAWFPLRNPALLTIPLAFAVGFVVSKLAPEPSAAQGHDALAEQLHFGHAEDAK
- a CDS encoding DUF485 domain-containing protein; this translates as MSDLDSLRKLESARARVVTALSAATVLVYFGFILLVAFAPARLGALLAPGLSLGIVLGASVIVLSWLFTALYVRWANKRYDPALRALRGRRDG
- a CDS encoding ferredoxin: MEPLEIRAERAACKGARACVRRAPATFSLDAERRVVIAPAPGDTLDAIVDAARACPNFAIEVRRGNEKLV
- a CDS encoding aromatic ring-hydroxylating dioxygenase subunit alpha — translated: MATELSLPFRKANEGPRSEGLSYQQLLDSDTREVPDVLRWQSARELPAAKVPIRRYTSPEYHKLEVEKLWKKVWQFACREEQIPEVGDHTVYRIADMEVVLVRASANEIKAYRNVCLHRGRAIKDCDGRSQELRCPFHGWAWNLDGSLKTIPARWDFPHVNRAEYHLPEVRVGSWGGYVFINFDPEAVSFETWIGDLPKHFTRWPHEKKYIEAWVGKLMKCNWKVCQEAFMEAYHVILTHPQMLAGIGDCNSQYDAWDTFSRAITPNMTPSPHLTWEPTEQDQLDAMFSRDIDSEPLMRVPEGMTAREFVGQLTRMQMKGVVPGVEDLTDAEMNDSFYYTLFPNFHPWGAYNRITYRFRPNGNDPNSCLMEVFYLAPFRGKRPPPAKFQLLGEDDDWTKAPQLGFLAKVFNQDTGNLFRVQEGLRAAAHSHVTLAGYQETKPRHFHALLEKFVGE
- a CDS encoding SDR family oxidoreductase, coding for MDLGLSGKKALVTAASRGIGLSIARQFADDGADVAICARSEGGLESAKKELEARGVKVCARAVDVSDGAALKAFVAEAAGALGGLDIFVSNASAGGGMGEQAWQATFDIDVMSAARGVEAALPFLAKSEAGSVVFISSTAALEYLGVPQPYNAMKAALIAHAGDLSQALAKQGIRVNTVSPGPIYFEGGNWEMIKNAMPAVYQGALAQCAIGRMGTPEEVARAVVFLASPAASLITGANLVCDGGFTKGHHF
- a CDS encoding TetR/AcrR family transcriptional regulator, translating into MRVDFLAQQMAERRERILAAAREIIGQRGYEALTMRDLARASRVTVPTVYNLVGSKEEVLFAAIEEQTQRFEAGLRGGSELPPAQRVIAIVDAAATEYLRMPRYYSTLLTLLFISDSAHAMRQRVDRAISTPMGEALAAMRDAGELASWIELRPLRGRLRAHLQMTSLQWAVGGITDDGLRAAARYGAALLMTAATTGATRSHYEGVARAAQSGAIGRAPDEPQAARSSP
- a CDS encoding enoyl-CoA hydratase/isomerase family protein; translated protein: MTYEDLRFELDEHGVATLTLDRPAQLNAFSGAMGRSLAAAYQRCDEDDAVRAVVVTGAGRAFCAGADMSDAASTFRVDDASAFSAAAVAFPAFRVRKLVIAAVNGHAIGLGLTLALQCDVRFLAREGKYGVVQVRRGAMPDAYAHWTATRALGLARAAELLLTGRTYTGDEIAALGVATRVLPAAEVLPAALELARDVAANAAPVSVALSKRLLWEAPGLGADEVERRETELHKRLFALPDCVEGPVAFAQKRPPLWKGSVRESS
- a CDS encoding AMP-binding protein — protein: MPNLAAIHEAIAAAVPDAECLVHGAHRLRWREITERTRRLAAVLRGAGLGCRRERAGLANHESGQDHVALYLYNGAEYLEGMVGAMKARCAPFNVNYRYVDEELLYLFDNADAKAVIFHASFAPTLARIRAQLPQVRLWIRVDDGSGEKLAGDVEYEAALAAATPAAPERLSEDDLYILYTGGTTGMPKGVLWRHDEILRAALTPPNTEPTIDAIVERARRGAGKVRALPTPPFMHGAAHWAAFTMWHTGGTVFVQNEVRRFDAHDVLATIERERISAVTIVGDAFAKPLLEALRERAYDTTSLQTITSGGAILSATVKDELLARIPNARLIDVLGSSESGQQGSQVSRSGQKASSGDFALTPNNVVLSEDLTRVLAAGSVEAGWLARSGPVPLGYYKDAEKTARTFPVIGDVRYSVPGDRAIALAGGGLRLLGRDSVTINSGGEKIFAEEVEHALKHHPAVWDVVVTGTPHARFGQQVTAVVALRANMRASEDELRAACEAHVARYKLPRAFVFVPEVVRAPSGKADYRWAKQVAEKQLATGGGRSE